One genomic segment of Parus major isolate Abel chromosome 10, Parus_major1.1, whole genome shotgun sequence includes these proteins:
- the ANKDD1A gene encoding ankyrin repeat and death domain-containing protein 1A isoform X3, which translates to MKTAKYPLKCCCWTVLQSEKEFHDAAKRNDTARMEELIRRGVDIKAKNNTDRTALHWAAGAGSVDAVRLLLDHDVPVDDEDSFGMNALLLSAWFGHLRVLQILVNAGAKINRVNRNGRNVLHCAAQRGHIQVIEFIMENLEDVCVDETDKMDRTAFHLAAEYGQLEVVEFLIRLGCSHSAKDKEENTALHLAAKNGHLSVLEKIIDVKVDLDEKNSEGLTALHLAAEGGHSHCVKLLMEAGADVNAQTQKKMNCLHYAALHGYEEIARILMGAGIHTDALNHQNASATHIAVLQNFPAMVKLFISAECDLDIPDNRQQTSLHIAAEHGRQDIAEMILIAGVNLKLTDKQGKTSLDVAARGNHIILVDMIIKADRFYKWEKDNLNSGSGSWVAKHLTFKQDHRLETQHIRSVMWRLATKYLKPGEWKKLAHYWKFTDDHIRAIEQQWTGTKSYREHGHRMLLIWLHGVITAGENPIKGLYEGLVGIGRRGLAESIRKKANADSTSPRKCTAM; encoded by the exons ACAGACCGGACTGCCCTgcactgggctgcaggagcagggagcgTGGATGCTGTGCGACTGCTCCTGGATCACGATGTCCCCGTGGATGATGAAGACAGT TTTGGAATGAATGCACTTCTCCTGTCTGCCTGGTTTGGCCACCTCCGAGTCCTGCAGATCCTTGTCAATGCTGGGGCCAAGATTAACCGTGTCAATAGG AATGGCAGGAATGTGCTTCACTGTGCAGCTCAGAGGGGACACATCCAGGTCATAGAGTTCATCATGGAGAACTTGGAGGACGTGTGTGTGGATGAGACAGACAAG ATGGACAGGACAGCGTTTCACCTGGCCGCAGAGTACGGGCAGCTGGAGGTGGTGGAGTTCCTCATTCGACTGGGTTGTTCTCACAGTGCCAAAGACAAG gaagaaaatacagcattgcATTTAGCTGCTAAAAATGGACAtctctctgtgctggagaagaTTATAGATGTCAAAGTGGACCTTGATGAAAAAAACTCG GAAGGACTCACAGCTCTGCACCTGGCTGCTGAGGGAGGACACAGCCACTGTGTGAAGCTGCTCATGGAAGCAGGTGCTGATGTCAATGCCCAAACCCAG AAAAAGATGAACTGCCTTCATTATGCAGCACTGCATGGCTATGAGGAGATAGCCAGGATCCTTATGGGTGCAGGAATCCACACGGATGCTCTCAATCAT CAAAATGCATCAGCAACACACATTGCAGTCCTGCAGAACTTCCCAGCCATGGTGAAGCTCTTCATCAGTGCAGAATGTGACCTTGACATTCCAGATAAT aggcagcagacCTCACTCCACATCGCTGCAGAGCACGGCAGGCAGGACATTGCTGAGATGATTCTCATTGCAGGAGTTAATCTGAAGCTAACTGACAAG CAAGGGAAAACATCTCTGGATGTTGCTGCCCGAGGCAATCACATCATCTTGGTGGACATGATTATCAAAGCTGATCGGTTTTACAAATGGGAGAAG GACAACCTGAACAGCGGCTCTGGCTCGTGGGTGGCAAAGCACTTGACCTTTAAGCAGGATCACAGGCTGGAAACACAGCACATTCGCTCAGTCATGTGGAGATTAGCCACTAAGTACCTCAAACCCGGGGAATGGAAGAAGCTGGCACATTACTGGAAATTCACAGATGACCATATTAGGGCCATTGAGCAACAGTGGACAG GCACTAAAAGCTACAGGGAACATGGCCACAGAATGTTGCTGATCTGGCTCCATGGTGTGATCACTGCAGGAGAAAATCCAATCAAGGGACTGTATGAAGGCCTGGTGGGGATTGGGAGAAGAGGTTTAGCAG AAAGTATCCggaaaaaagcaaatgcagacTCCACCTCTCCACGGAAGTGCACAGCAATGTAA
- the SPG21 gene encoding maspardin isoform X2, translating to MGEIKVSPDYNWFRSTVPLKKIIVDDDDSKVWSLYDAGPRSIRCPLIFLPPVSGTADVFFQQILALTGWGYRVIALQYPVYWDHLEFCDGFRKLLDHLQLDKVHLFGASLGGFLAQKFAEYTHKSPRVQSLILCNAFSDTSIFNQTWTANSFWLMPAFMLKKIVLGNFASGPLDPEMADGIDFMVDRLESLGQSELASRLTLNCQNSYVEPHKIRDIPVTIMDVFDQSALSTEAKEEMYKLYPNARRAHLKTGGNFPYLCRSAEVNLYIQIHLLQFHGTRYAAIDPSMVSAEELEVQKISLHTSNEQEEQ from the exons ATGGGAGAGATTAAAGTCTCTCCTGACTATAACTGGTTCAGAAGCACAGTTCCTCTTAAAAAG ATAATAGTAGATGATGACGACAGTAAAGTCTGGTCGCTGTATGATGCAGGACCGAGGAGCATTCGCTGCCCACTCATATTTCTCCCTCCTGTGAGTGGAACTGCAGATGTGTTTTTCCAGCAAATTCTGGCACTGACTGGATGGGGCTACAGAGTTATTGCT TTGCAGTATCCAGTGTACTGGGATCACCTCGAGTTCTGTGATGGATTCAGGAAACTCTTAGACCACCTTCAGCTGGATAAA GTTCACCTTTTTGGAGCTTCTCTGGGAGGCTTTCTGGCTCAAAAATTTGCTGAATATACTCACAAATCTCCCAGAGTTCAATCTCTGATCTTGTGTAATGCCTTTAGTGACACTTCCATTTTCAATCAGACGTGGACAGCAAACAG ctTTTGGCTGATGCCTGCttttatgctgaaaaaaattgtcCTTGGGAATTTTGCATCTGGTCCTCTAGATCCTGAAATGGCTGACGGGATCGATTTCATGGTGGACAGG CTGGAGAGCCTGGGCCAGAGTGAGCTGGCCTCAAGACTCACCCTCAACTGCCAGAACTCCTATGTAGAACCTCACAAAATCCGAGACATCCCTGTAACCATTATGGAT GTGTTCGACCAAAGCGCGCTTTcaacagaagcaaaagaagaaatgtatAAGCTTTACCCTAATGCCAGAAGAGCTCACCTCAAAACAGGAGGCAACTTCCCCTACCTCTGCAGGAGTGCTGAGGTCAACCTGTACATTCAA ATCCATTTGCTGCAGTTCCACGGGACCCGGTACGCAGCCATCGATCCCTCCATGGTCAGTGCAGAAGAGCTGGAAGTCCAGAAGATCAGCCTTCACACCAGCAACGAGCAAGAAGAGCAGTAG
- the SPG21 gene encoding maspardin isoform X3 encodes MGEIKVSPDYNWFRSTVPLKKIIVDDDDSKVWSLYDAGPRSIRCPLIFLPPVSGTADVFFQQILALTGWGYRVIALQYPVYWDHLEFCDGFRKLLDHLQLDKVHLFGASLGGFLAQKFAEYTHKSPRVQSLILCNAFSDTSIFNQTWTANSFWLMPAFMLKKIVLGNFASGPLDPEMADGIDFMVDRLESLGQSELASRLTLNCQNSYVEPHKIRDIPVTIMDIHLLQFHGTRYAAIDPSMVSAEELEVQKISLHTSNEQEEQ; translated from the exons ATGGGAGAGATTAAAGTCTCTCCTGACTATAACTGGTTCAGAAGCACAGTTCCTCTTAAAAAG ATAATAGTAGATGATGACGACAGTAAAGTCTGGTCGCTGTATGATGCAGGACCGAGGAGCATTCGCTGCCCACTCATATTTCTCCCTCCTGTGAGTGGAACTGCAGATGTGTTTTTCCAGCAAATTCTGGCACTGACTGGATGGGGCTACAGAGTTATTGCT TTGCAGTATCCAGTGTACTGGGATCACCTCGAGTTCTGTGATGGATTCAGGAAACTCTTAGACCACCTTCAGCTGGATAAA GTTCACCTTTTTGGAGCTTCTCTGGGAGGCTTTCTGGCTCAAAAATTTGCTGAATATACTCACAAATCTCCCAGAGTTCAATCTCTGATCTTGTGTAATGCCTTTAGTGACACTTCCATTTTCAATCAGACGTGGACAGCAAACAG ctTTTGGCTGATGCCTGCttttatgctgaaaaaaattgtcCTTGGGAATTTTGCATCTGGTCCTCTAGATCCTGAAATGGCTGACGGGATCGATTTCATGGTGGACAGG CTGGAGAGCCTGGGCCAGAGTGAGCTGGCCTCAAGACTCACCCTCAACTGCCAGAACTCCTATGTAGAACCTCACAAAATCCGAGACATCCCTGTAACCATTATGGAT ATCCATTTGCTGCAGTTCCACGGGACCCGGTACGCAGCCATCGATCCCTCCATGGTCAGTGCAGAAGAGCTGGAAGTCCAGAAGATCAGCCTTCACACCAGCAACGAGCAAGAAGAGCAGTAG
- the SPG21 gene encoding maspardin isoform X1 yields the protein MLLRCCQIMEAFFPPGQPCSAALGVVCVSFWQTTIIVDDDDSKVWSLYDAGPRSIRCPLIFLPPVSGTADVFFQQILALTGWGYRVIALQYPVYWDHLEFCDGFRKLLDHLQLDKVHLFGASLGGFLAQKFAEYTHKSPRVQSLILCNAFSDTSIFNQTWTANSFWLMPAFMLKKIVLGNFASGPLDPEMADGIDFMVDRLESLGQSELASRLTLNCQNSYVEPHKIRDIPVTIMDVFDQSALSTEAKEEMYKLYPNARRAHLKTGGNFPYLCRSAEVNLYIQIHLLQFHGTRYAAIDPSMVSAEELEVQKISLHTSNEQEEQ from the exons ATGCTCCTGAGATGCTGCCAGATAATGGAAGCATTTTTCCCTCCAGGTCAGCCTtgcagtgctgccctgggagTTGTGTGTGTCTCTTTCTGGCAGACAACT ATAATAGTAGATGATGACGACAGTAAAGTCTGGTCGCTGTATGATGCAGGACCGAGGAGCATTCGCTGCCCACTCATATTTCTCCCTCCTGTGAGTGGAACTGCAGATGTGTTTTTCCAGCAAATTCTGGCACTGACTGGATGGGGCTACAGAGTTATTGCT TTGCAGTATCCAGTGTACTGGGATCACCTCGAGTTCTGTGATGGATTCAGGAAACTCTTAGACCACCTTCAGCTGGATAAA GTTCACCTTTTTGGAGCTTCTCTGGGAGGCTTTCTGGCTCAAAAATTTGCTGAATATACTCACAAATCTCCCAGAGTTCAATCTCTGATCTTGTGTAATGCCTTTAGTGACACTTCCATTTTCAATCAGACGTGGACAGCAAACAG ctTTTGGCTGATGCCTGCttttatgctgaaaaaaattgtcCTTGGGAATTTTGCATCTGGTCCTCTAGATCCTGAAATGGCTGACGGGATCGATTTCATGGTGGACAGG CTGGAGAGCCTGGGCCAGAGTGAGCTGGCCTCAAGACTCACCCTCAACTGCCAGAACTCCTATGTAGAACCTCACAAAATCCGAGACATCCCTGTAACCATTATGGAT GTGTTCGACCAAAGCGCGCTTTcaacagaagcaaaagaagaaatgtatAAGCTTTACCCTAATGCCAGAAGAGCTCACCTCAAAACAGGAGGCAACTTCCCCTACCTCTGCAGGAGTGCTGAGGTCAACCTGTACATTCAA ATCCATTTGCTGCAGTTCCACGGGACCCGGTACGCAGCCATCGATCCCTCCATGGTCAGTGCAGAAGAGCTGGAAGTCCAGAAGATCAGCCTTCACACCAGCAACGAGCAAGAAGAGCAGTAG